A genomic window from Chlorobium phaeobacteroides DSM 266 includes:
- a CDS encoding phosphoglucomutase/phosphomannomutase family protein, which translates to MQVKFGTDGWRAIIAKDYTYENLKLAALASARYFQSQPGRSKGVCIGYDTRFMSKEFAEYTAEVLSSAGIRVFLSDSFVSTPAVSLYTKAKQLAGGIVITASHNPPNYNGFKVKAAYGGPANPEAIAEIESNLLEIDPKTEIKPDMKLIESVDMKSFYMNYLKTHVDLQLIRESRIKIAHNAMYGAGQDIITRLFDESMVNCYHCTINPGFGGINPEPMPQYIEEFVDFFKEVETDVAIINDGDADRVGMLDEKARFVDSHKLFAIILKYLVEERHQTGEVAKTFALTDVINKICRKNNLVLHELPVGFKYVSKLMSTNDILIGGEESGGIGITSFLPERDGVYIGLLILEIMTRKEKSLSGLVEELYDEYGYFAFTRNDLHVSEAKKQAIIAKAAAGNLETVAGYKVLGFSDLDGYKYHFEGGWLLIRPSGTEPVLRLYCEADTDEKVSKVLAFAAKLA; encoded by the coding sequence ATGCAAGTTAAATTCGGTACCGACGGCTGGCGGGCCATTATCGCCAAAGACTATACCTATGAAAACCTGAAACTTGCAGCACTCGCTTCTGCTCGATATTTCCAGTCACAACCCGGCAGGTCAAAAGGAGTCTGTATCGGCTATGATACCAGATTCATGTCGAAGGAATTTGCCGAATATACGGCCGAAGTTCTCTCATCTGCCGGCATCAGGGTATTTCTCTCCGACAGCTTCGTTTCCACCCCCGCAGTGTCGCTCTATACCAAAGCCAAGCAGCTTGCCGGAGGCATCGTAATCACCGCATCTCATAACCCTCCAAACTACAATGGCTTCAAGGTTAAAGCGGCATACGGCGGCCCGGCAAACCCCGAAGCAATAGCTGAAATCGAAAGCAACCTTTTAGAGATCGACCCGAAAACGGAGATCAAACCGGACATGAAGCTTATCGAGTCAGTCGACATGAAAAGCTTTTACATGAACTATCTGAAAACACACGTCGACCTCCAGCTTATCAGGGAATCGAGAATAAAAATTGCGCATAACGCCATGTACGGAGCTGGTCAGGATATTATTACACGCCTTTTCGATGAATCGATGGTAAACTGCTATCACTGCACCATCAACCCCGGATTCGGCGGCATCAATCCAGAACCCATGCCGCAATATATTGAGGAATTTGTCGATTTCTTCAAAGAGGTTGAAACCGATGTCGCCATCATTAATGACGGCGATGCCGACAGGGTTGGCATGCTTGATGAAAAAGCGAGATTTGTGGACTCCCACAAACTCTTTGCCATTATCCTGAAATATCTTGTCGAAGAGAGACATCAAACGGGAGAGGTCGCCAAAACATTTGCGCTGACCGATGTCATAAACAAAATCTGCCGGAAAAACAACCTTGTGCTGCATGAACTTCCCGTAGGCTTCAAGTATGTCAGTAAACTCATGAGCACCAACGACATTCTCATCGGCGGCGAAGAGTCCGGCGGCATAGGCATTACATCTTTTCTTCCTGAACGCGACGGAGTCTATATCGGTCTGCTGATACTTGAAATCATGACCCGCAAAGAGAAATCCCTCTCAGGACTTGTGGAAGAGCTCTACGACGAGTACGGCTATTTTGCCTTTACCCGCAATGACCTGCACGTCAGCGAAGCAAAAAAACAGGCAATCATAGCAAAAGCTGCCGCAGGAAACCTTGAGACAGTTGCCGGATACAAAGTTCTTGGTTTCAGCGATCTTGACGGTTACAAATACCATTTTGAAGGGGGCTGGCTTCTCATCCGGCCATCAGGAACCGAGCCGGTGCTTCGTCTGTATTGCGAAGCCGATACCGATGAAAAAGTATCCAAAGTGCTTGCTTTTGCCGCAAAACTTGCCTGA